The nucleotide sequence GAAGATTCCGCACCAGATAACAAAGCACCCCGGCACTCGAAAATGCCGGGGTGATTGTAAATTGGCAAATCAGGCAGAACGCCCGCATTATGCGGCCATTCGCTGAGGAATCTTGAGGATCGTGGGTTCGGTGCCATGAGCGGCGGCCAGGAATTCCTGGAAGATCTGCATGTCCAGAGCTGAAGCCGTATCGTCTTCTGGATGCCACTGCACACCCAGGCAGAACCAGTCAGGATCGATCGACTCGTAGCACTCGATGACTCCGTCGGTTGCGTGAGCCGAAGCTTTGAAACAGGAGGCGAGCCGGTTGACGGCCATATGGTGTTCGCTGTTCACGCGGATTTCGCCGGGACCATAGATATCCCAGCAGCGCGTTCCTTCGACGATCTCAATGATATGTCGGTTGTATCGTTCGACAGGATCGCGATGGTGCAGGCAACGGGGAATCGCTTCGGGAATGTGCTGAATCAGGGTTCCGCCACAGACGACGTTCAAGGTCTGCATCCCGGCACCAATGGCGAGGAGCGGAATTCGTTTTTCCACGGCGAACTTGGCCAAGCGGCGATCAAAATCTTCACGACGAGCGGGCATGGGGCGAGTGTGAGGATGTGGTTCCATGCCAAGTCGCATTGGATCGAGGTCCATCGTGCAACCGGCCAGCACGATCCCATCACACATCTCCAGCGCCTGTTTCAAATCATCGTCACTACTGTAAGGTGGGATGAGCATTGGCAGTCCACCTGATTCAACGACAGAATCGTAGTAACCGGTGTTGAACCAGCTCAGAGCCAGAGCGTCTCTA is from Schlesneria sp. DSM 10557 and encodes:
- a CDS encoding gamma-glutamyl-gamma-aminobutyrate hydrolase family protein, which encodes MKTKPVIGINGDYRPSRRDALALSWFNTGYYDSVVESGGLPMLIPPYSSDDDLKQALEMCDGIVLAGCTMDLDPMRLGMEPHPHTRPMPARREDFDRRLAKFAVEKRIPLLAIGAGMQTLNVVCGGTLIQHIPEAIPRCLHHRDPVERYNRHIIEIVEGTRCWDIYGPGEIRVNSEHHMAVNRLASCFKASAHATDGVIECYESIDPDWFCLGVQWHPEDDTASALDMQIFQEFLAAAHGTEPTILKIPQRMAA